ACAGCCACCCTCTAAATGCCCATATCGGGTGCACCTCCCAATGGAGGCAGCCTGCTAAAGAAGGGCTGAGCAATGCCCAATGCAAACAATATCACAGGTAGAAATGCACTTGTGAAAATTAGTATTTAATCTCCATTCTTACAACCAATCACTGCATCACTCACCTTGACCAGCAGTATATAAAATAGGTTTAAATTTTCCATGTACGGTATCCTGAGTAGTGTATTTGCCATTCAAAAGCATACATTAAAACGTAATTCTTATTTACTTACACAAAAATATTCAGATTTTTACACAAGGTTTAAAACCCACTTTGCATAAAGGAAGATTCTGACTTttagacaggaaacaaaattcTGACCGTGTAACAATTGTTTAATGCAGTGATTAGTTTTGTGTTGTGCTGTCATGAACAGTGGCCCTGAGGGAGAGGGAAACCTGGAGTAGTCCAGAGTCAGAAAGCAGCTCTCAAGTTAGACTGGCACATAGGCTAcgcaaagagggtggtgggtacatggaatgagctgccagaggaagtagttggatACGTATAAAAATAGTgtggcaggtacatgaataggaaacgtttagagaaatatgggccaacaTGGGCAaacggaactagcttagatggggcaccttggatgAGTCGGGCCAAAGAGCCTACTTTCTGCCTTCTGGCTCGGAGGAAATCTTGTTTTAAAGGAAGTCGAGAGAGCCTGACACTGCACGTACTTCTACCTGCCTCTGTACCCTCAGCAAATGGTGATAGACACAAGAGCGCTCCTTAACTTGACCACGCCGGACCCTGCCTGTCTCTACCCTGAAACGCGTGGTCCCCTGCCCAATCCCCACCCTAGTTTTCATCCTATGTCCTTGTTGGGCGTGTGGGCAGAGAACCTGCAGCAAGACATACAACTGCTATCACATGGGATCAACAGGAGTTGTAGTGGATCAGAGTCATGGGTGGATATTTAAACCGTAGTGACAGAAAGGAAGCCAGTGTCCAGGAGAAGTCATCTTTCAATTTCTGTGAACGGAGTTTGAACAAGAGTATTGTTGGGCTGTGTCCTCTGCGTTAAAGTCGAAAGAGTTTGGTAGAGTGAAGGTTTAATTAAGTTTTTTAATCTGGGGTCCCACAGTTTCAAAGTGACTCTTGTGTATCTGGGACCATGAGTCTGGTCTGTTTTGTGGGAGTGGGCATTTATTTGGCCTCTAACTGTGGTTGGGACATAAATCTCAGGTATTCCCTCAAGTCTTAGAGTCTCAAAAAAATCTGTTCCTTAAACCTGCTTTTGTCATTTCAGGGACTAGCTCAGCTGACAACTTATCCCTACACAGGAGACTTTAGAAAAAGGAGAAACCGATTCAACAAATCTCTTCATACAATAACATCTGAGAAACACCTGTTCTGGCTCAGATTAATGGGAAAACAATTTCACATTACAACGTTATTTAATATTTCACTTGCACGTTAGAAAATTCCTCTTTACATTATGGGGTAAAGTGTTCATTTATAAAAGTGGACATTAAAAAAAGCACAAGATAATCGTTTCACTGACATTCAGTCCATTTTTCATTAAATCTAACCTTGAGGAACAATGTAAATCCACACAGCAAAGTATTTTGACCATTTGAGCTTCTGAAGTTCTTTGTTGCTATTAATACACCAACTACAATTGATTCTGAAGAATCTGGTAAAATAACTGCAGGATTACATGATCAAACTGGACATAATCATTTCTGGTACTCAAGGCCCTTGATTTAATTATCCTCTCCCATTCTATGCCTGACGCAAAGGAAATGAGGTACAATCATCAAAGCTTCTGTGCCCTGCAAAACTCACCACTCATCCCAATCAGCAAAATCAGCTGGAACCAGGAATCTTCTGACTTTAATGACCTCAAAAAGGTCAAAATACCAGAGCCCTTTACATTATCCACTGGTTACACTGGAGTCAGTGCTATCAATGGGTACATTCAGACCAATCCTGCTCCCTCTGGGCTGTGATACTCCAGACTCAAGCTGATGAAATCATCTCATTCGCATTCACATGGATGTCTCCAGCTGTCTGAGAGCCCAACATTAATTCTCCCTGGTGTTGCAGCTTTCCACACAAGCCAGATTTAGATGGGCAATTCTTGCAGTGCACACCCCTGCCCCCAAGTCACTCTGCTCCTCTGTTCGCTCATCTCCCATTCCAGAGTCCCCTATTTCCATTCTTTCTCCACCTTGACTCTTTCTTccttatccctccctccagctatacatttcactcctcctcttctctcctatcTGACATGCTTTTGCTTCCTTTTCTCCTTCAGCCATTGTCACTTACTCCTCCAATCATccccctttcacccccccccccccccccctgtatccACCTCTCACTAGCCAGGCATTGTCCTATCCCATcactcttttctagctttctctcacattctatgtctgaagaaaggtcccaatccaaaacatcccCTGTCCATTCCTGCCACCtacactgcctgacctgagtcactccaacacatTTTCTCTCTACCATTGTATCTGTGACTGTACACTTTAACTGGAAACATTCACTTAAAGGGGGTAAGCAAACGGGGCTCGTGAACTTCACATGCAATAGCGTCCAGAACTCTCCTCTGGGCTGATATATATGCTGTGAAACAGTGCCAACATTAAGATGGGACATTACACCATAGAATGCCTTCCCTTTGCAAGTGGCTGTTTGGGGCCTTGTGCTACCATTGGCCGAGGAGCAGGAAGCACTCTATAAACAACTTGTTCATCTCACTATGGGAACCTGCCATGCCCAGCCGAGTGTTAGGTGAGTCATTGAAAGTGCCAGGGTTCCCAGTGGAGCAAGTGGGTGCAGGTCACCGCCCTCAGGGGTGGCCATAGCAAAGTTCTTCATCAATAGAGCCTTCTTTCTACTGGTGACAACACATACTGAAGGCTGGCAATCCGTCACCAGCACAGGGCCTGGCTGCTGTTATACTGCTCCATTTGCCGTTGATAAATGTACATCTGGACCCCACATCCTGCCCCCGATGGGTGATTGGCCCGGGACGAGGGCTCACGGGGCATTGACCGAAGGATGGCAGCACTTCAGGGGAACTAACAGATGGGAGGCAGCCACACGGGCAGATGGTACAGGAGGCTGGTGCTACAAACGGACGTTTACCTAACTAACTGCTGTCCACAGAGAACCACGAGGCTTCTGCACAGCTTCAACCAAGTATTAAATTGTTGCCGGTGAAGGGTTTTGTAATTAGTACAGCTGTTAATTTTCTAGATTTAAAATACAAAAATCCAAACACCGAGAGATCTGAGCCATGAACTAGCTGATCACCAATCTCCAGAAAGCTCTATCCCCTGTATGAGCCCCACCACCACCCATAGACCACTGGGGCATTCCCTTCTCTCAGCCTGTGAAGTACCCACCACCAATTTGAAGTATAATGCAGAAACAATGGGAGCTGACAGCAATAACAATATTGGCAAGATTCTTCCTCAGGCTCCAAACACCCACAGGAACACAGAGTGAGAGACAGCATCCCCACAGTCCGTCCCCcccccgttcccccccccccaaaacctcCCTTCACCACAACCCAGAGCTGACAGTAACACATGAGTTGGACTGCCTCTGCCAGCAGCCCTGAGAGCCTCCCACCCTTGGGCGAAGGCAAGAGGTCCTTGGGCTGAGTGAACTGGTGACAGTGCACAATACGTCTGTACTGTCATGAGCAAAGCTTGTGAAATAGGGCTGAATACCCAGTGTCAGGCCTCCTGCAGCACAATTTTCCAGCCGGTAAAATGAATGGGTGCTATCTTGGGAATGGACAGCCCTGATACATTCCCTTTAGGATAACAGAAGATCAAGACAGACCGAGGAGGAAGGGAAGGACATTGGGCAGCTGCGAGAGTGACGAGTGCTGGTGCTATCTGTCAGTGTTGAGCATGCTCTCAGTTTGGGTACAATCTGTTCAGCAGCTTCCACACAAGACTTCTTGAAGCTCATCAGCAGCAGGATCATGTGCAATGAAACCCTCGAGAGTTCAAGGTAAAAGCCCCTCAATGTAACACTTCTCCGGCTCTGACATTGCTCATTGCCCTCCATTGCTCGGCTCCTGCCCAGAATCTTCAGTGAACGAGGGGTGCCCGTTATCAGAGAAACTATGCGCATGCTCAAGGAACAAATCCTTCAGGGTGCCTAGCTCCTTGGTGAGTAGTTTGATCTTTGCTTCCAGCCTTTCATTCTCCTCCTTCAGCTCGTCCACTCTCTGCTGCGTGTCGCGTGCCTTCTGTTTGCTCTTTAACCTGCTCTTCCTGACTGCCAGGTTGTTGCGGGCTCTCCGCTGCCGGTACTCGTCACTCTCCTTGTTGTGACCCCCGTTCTTCTTGCTCTGTTTGCTGGGCGCCATGGCCTTGTCACCCCCCGTGGGAGTGAGTGGGTTGACCGGTGGCACTTGGTGGGCACTGATGCCTCTGGCACCGGCGTTCTGGAGAGATGCTCCGCTCACTCCATTCTGACCAGCGCTCTCTTGAAGGAAAGTGGAAATGACAGACTGCGTGCTCATTTGTCTCAATGACCCCCTGATGGACTGGCTCCTCTTCTCAGCGATCCTTCCAAGATTGGGAGCGACGTGCCCCGATCTATAGATCCTCACAACCTGCAAAGACACGGCAATAAATCACCATAGCTGACAGAATTTGGCCAA
This sequence is a window from Amblyraja radiata isolate CabotCenter1 chromosome 17, sAmbRad1.1.pri, whole genome shotgun sequence. Protein-coding genes within it:
- the cebpg gene encoding CCAAT/enhancer-binding protein gamma, which encodes MSTQSVISTFLQESAGQNGVSGASLQNAGARGISAHQVPPVNPLTPTGGDKAMAPSKQSKKNGGHNKESDEYRQRRARNNLAVRKSRLKSKQKARDTQQRVDELKEENERLEAKIKLLTKELGTLKDLFLEHAHSFSDNGHPSFTEDSGQEPSNGGQ